Below is a window of Prosthecobacter sp. SYSU 5D2 DNA.
GCCCGTGGCCGGAGGCGGGTTTGCCGGTGTCAAATCCGCTGCCGTTATCGGCAATTTCGATCCTCAGACCCAGGTCCGTGGGGATCAGGTGGAAGCGCACGCGGCTGGCTCCTGCGTGGCGTGAGATGTTGTGCAGCACCTCTTTGCAGAAGAGGTAGATTTCCCGCTGCGTCTCCAGGTCAGGCTCGCGCACCAGCGGCTGGGCGGGCAGGGCGCAGTCCAGGCGGATGCCGCGCAGCAGGCGTTCCGTCAGGCCGTGCAGCACTTCCAGCCAGTTCCTGCCGGCCTGTCTGGCCGGATCACGAAGCAGGTCCACCATGTCACGCATGGAATTGGCCGTCTCTTCCGCCACGCGGCCGATTTCTGCCATGTCAGACTGGATGGATTCCCGGGTCGCGTCCGCCTGGGTGGCCAGGGAGCAGATGAGCGTGATGCTGCCCAGATTGGACCCGATTTCATCATGCAGGTCACGGGCCAGTTTGTCATGCATGCGCTGGGCATCCAGGCGGCGGTGGCGGTGCTGGCGCCAGAGCAGAAGACTGGAAAGCAGGATGAGGCCGGCCACGCTGCCCAGGCCGCCATAGGCCATCTGGTTGTAGGTCCGCTGTAGCAGATCAGTGCGCGCAGCCTGGAGACGGAGGCGCTCGTTCTCCAGATCCCGGCGCAGTTCCAGTCCCACGATCCATTCTGGCAGGTCCAGGATGCGGCCGCTCTCTGTCAGGCCGTCCGTCAGCGACTCCAGGCTCCATCCGGCCGCCTCCTCACCCTTCAGCACATCGGTGGCGGTGAATCTGCCATTGGGGGCATGGTTGACGCCGTTTTTTAGCGCCTGCACCTCGGCCAGGGCAAAGACATAATCGCTCCGGCGGTACCATAGTTTGTTAGCGGTGATGCGGATGAACTGTGCTTTCAAGCCCGGGGCGGGGATGCACACGGCGTTCATACCCGGCAGCGGATGGTAGCTGTCTGTGACCTCATGCAGCAGCACTGCATCGCCAAAGTCAGCCTGCGTGGCCGCCTCCACCTTGTAGAGAACCGGAAAGCCGTAGTCAAACCACAGCGGCACTTCTCGCTTGCGCACCGGGAACAGCCGCACCTCGTCCAAGTCCATCACTTCTGGAAAAGAGAGCGTGAGCGATTTGACTGTCTCGCTCTCCTCTGCCACCGCGCTGTGGTAGCCCAGAGTGCCGCCCTCCTGCGGCCCCACCGGCAGTCCCAGCGGCGTCACCATGTCCACCAGATTGGCCCGGGTCCAGGCGCGAGGGGCGTTGCGGGTGCTGGAACTGGATACACGGCCCAACGGTGCCAGGTTTCTTTTTCCTGACAGCACCATCATCTCTGCCAGCGCCAGCACCTCAGGCCCGTCCACCGTCCAGGGCTCCGTCGCCGTGAAGCGCACCCGGTGGACCGGGCGGGGCTCAAAACGTGCCACCACGGGAAAGCAGCCCGGGTTGGGAAAATCCGCCTCCGTGCGGTCCAGGACTGTTTGCGCCGCACCATTTTCGTCAAAGACCTCCAGCTTGAAGCGGACTGGAAATCCATAGCCCGGCACGACCGCGCTGGCCGCCTTGGCCAGGGGTGGAACGAGCACAATGCTGTCCACGGGATGCGTTTCCGGCAGGCTGATTTCAATCCACCTCACATCCTCCTCGGTGGTGTAGCCGGTCTTCAATCCTGCACGGACGGAAGAATTGATGAGCGGCATTTCCGGCAGCGTGCCGAGCTGCGTCTCCACCTCTCCGATACGGCGGTCCTGTTTTTCCAGCTCACCCCATGACCAGAAGGCCAGACGCCTGACCCACTCGGAATCTGCTTCCAGAGACAAGGCGGCGGCGGCGAGGATGGCACTCAATAACTTCATGAACTCCTGACAAGTAAGCTGGCTCTTGGCGGTGTCGCCTCGCATATTTTGGTGAGGTGACATTCATCCAGGGGGCCGCAGGATCTGGAAGACATTTAAAGAGTCGGTTTGCCAATATTCTCCCACTGTATGAAAGCTCTTCTCCCTCTGCTCATCACAAGCATCCTTGGCAGCCTGCCGCTGCTGGCGCAGGAAACGGCACCGCCGTCTTCACGGACCGTCCCGCCAGACATCAACGGCTTTAAAACGGTCATCCCTGCACCGGCGGCAGTGAAGCCGCTGAAAGTGGCCATCTATGATGGCGGCGGATCTTCGAAGGCCGGGGTGGAAAAGGTCAGCCAGGCGGTGACGGCACTTCCGGGTTCCACCGTCACCCTGGTCACCCCGGCGGAGATGGGCACGGTGGATTTGAAGGCCTTTGATGCCGTGGTGTTTTGCGGAGGCAGCGCCAGTGTTCAGGCAAAGAACATTGGCGAGACAGGCCTCAACAATGTCCGTGAATTTGTGCGGGGTGGCGGCGGTTATGTCGGCATCTGCGCGGGTGCGTATCTGGCCTGCACCGGGTTTGACTGGAGCCTGGGCATCCTGAATGCCCGCACCGTATCCAGCAAATGGCGTCGCGGCACCGGCTACCTGGACATGGAAGTGGTGCCTGCTGGAAAAAACCCGCTTGGTGAGGTGAACGGGATTTTCAAAGTGCGCTATAACAATGGCCCCGTCATCAAGCCTGATTCCCGCCCGGACATCCCCGCCTACACACCGCTGGCACTCTTCCGGACCGAGGTGGCGGAAAATGGATCGCCAGCGGGTGTGATGGTGGATTCTCCAGCCGCCGCCAGCGGCAGCTTTGGCCAGGGCAGGGTCTTCATCTCCAGCCCGCATCCGGAGAACACCCCCGGTCTGGAGCACCTCATTCCCCGTGCCATCCTCTGGGCCGCAGGCCAGGATCAGACCCCAGCCCCTGCCAAACCCAGCGTCGTGCCATGAAAAAATACACCGCGCTTTTATGCCTCCTGCTGGCACCCGCTGTCTTTCTTGCCGCCAAAGACCCGGACCGCGAAAGCTACCGCTCCCCCTACAGCGTCAAATTTTCTTTCGATGAGAAAGACCTCATCGGCGACCTGATGAAGGGAACACGGTCTAACTGGAAGGACTACGCCAGCGTGCCCCATGCCGAATGGTATAACCCCAATAACCGCACCCGCTGGGGATATTGGGGACCCGCCGCCACGCATTTTAACCCGCCTTCAGGCCTGGCCTCCAAAAGCCCGGACTGGTCCCGTGAGCGCATCATCGCCACCGGCCTTCGTTATGTGGGTTATTCCTATCAGCATCACCATGTGCCTGACTGGGAGCCGCCAGCCGACTGGCCTGTCAGCAAGGACCAGACCACACCCGTAGGCAAAGGCCTGGATTGCAGCAACTACACCGCCTTTGTCTATAACCTGGCCCTGGGCATCAAACCCACGGGCGATGTGCGCAAGCAGTCCGAACTGACCGAGGTTCCCGGCCCCGGTCCCAACCGGACCCTGCCCGTCCGCCGCATCGAGCTTCCCAAGACCTACGAGGACTTTGAGAAAACGCTGCTTACCGGAGATCTCCTGTTTATCAACAACAGCAGCGGCAACATCTCCCACGTCGTCCTCTGGGTGGGAAAAATTGGCCGGTCACCGGATGGCGTTCCCCTCATTTTGGACAGCACCGGCACGGGCAGTGTGGATGCCAACCAGACCGCCATTCCGGATGGCATCTACCTGCGCCCCTTCACACCCCGCACCTGGTACTTCCGCCAGGCCAGCCACATCCTGCGCATCATTCCTGACGGGGTGAAACCCGCCTCCCGATGAGACCTTTCCTTTTGTTGATTTTCACCGCTGTCCTCCTCTGGAGCGCCAGCCCTCAGGACATCCGCCCGGGCAACAGCGTCTTCGGAGACCGGCAGTTCATTGAATATGTGCCGGGAGACCTTCCTGTCATCATCGCCGCGCCGCATGGCGGGCGTCTGTTTCCGGAGGACGTGCCGGACCGCACAAGCGGCGTGAAAGATGCGGATGCCAACACCCAGGAACTCGCCCGCACCATCGCCGCCGTCATCCACGCCCGCACAGGCAGGCACATCCACCTGGTCATTTGCCGCCTGCACCGCAGCAAGCTGGATGCCAACCGCGAGATTGTGGAAGCCGCCCAGGGTGACCCGCTGGCCGGACAGGCCTGGGAGGAGCATCACGGCTTCATCGAGCAGGCCTGTGCCGCTGCCGTGAAGCAGTATGGCGTGGCCTTTCTCATTGACCTCCACGGGCATGGGCACAAAGACCCGCGTGTGGAGCTGGGGTATCTGCACACCCCGGTGGATCTCTCATCAGGCGAAGACGTACTCAACGCCCCCGGTTTTGCCGCTGGCGGCAGCCTTGGCTGGCTGGCGGCCCGCAGCAGTCTTCCCTACGTCCAGCTTCTGCGCGGTCCGCAGAGCTTTGGCGCCCTGCTGGAGGAGCGCGGATTTGCCGCCACACCCAGCCCGCGTGCGCCGGTGCCGGATGAGCCTTATTTCAAAGGTGGTTATACCATTGCACGCCATTGCGATGCCTCCCGGCATGTCACCGGCTTCCAGATTGAGGCCAACCGTCCGCGTTTGCGAGATACCGCCGCCAACCGCCTGGCCTTTGCCCACGCGCTGACCGGGGCCTTGGAAGTGTATCTTCCAGCTCAGCTCGGCGTCTCTCTGGATGGCGGTGGCAAAGCCGCCCCCGCCGCCTCTCCCGCACCTGTTTCCGATACTTCCCAACCTGACCAATAACCTCCCCTGCCATCCCCCGAACCCAATCGGCTTCGCTCCCCAACCAGGCGATGCTGAACGCTGATTGAGCTATGAGAAATACCCCCCGCCCCTCTGCCGCCACCCATCTTCAGACTGTTGCCACGACTTCCCGAAAGGCACTTTGGTTAAGCACCGTGTGGACAGTTTTGAACCTGTTTCATCCTCACGCTGCCGGTCAGAGTACCTTCACCACCGCCTCCGGC
It encodes the following:
- a CDS encoding histidine kinase, which encodes MKLLSAILAAAALSLEADSEWVRRLAFWSWGELEKQDRRIGEVETQLGTLPEMPLINSSVRAGLKTGYTTEEDVRWIEISLPETHPVDSIVLVPPLAKAASAVVPGYGFPVRFKLEVFDENGAAQTVLDRTEADFPNPGCFPVVARFEPRPVHRVRFTATEPWTVDGPEVLALAEMMVLSGKRNLAPLGRVSSSSTRNAPRAWTRANLVDMVTPLGLPVGPQEGGTLGYHSAVAEESETVKSLTLSFPEVMDLDEVRLFPVRKREVPLWFDYGFPVLYKVEAATQADFGDAVLLHEVTDSYHPLPGMNAVCIPAPGLKAQFIRITANKLWYRRSDYVFALAEVQALKNGVNHAPNGRFTATDVLKGEEAAGWSLESLTDGLTESGRILDLPEWIVGLELRRDLENERLRLQAARTDLLQRTYNQMAYGGLGSVAGLILLSSLLLWRQHRHRRLDAQRMHDKLARDLHDEIGSNLGSITLICSLATQADATRESIQSDMAEIGRVAEETANSMRDMVDLLRDPARQAGRNWLEVLHGLTERLLRGIRLDCALPAQPLVREPDLETQREIYLFCKEVLHNISRHAGASRVRFHLIPTDLGLRIEIADNGSGFDTGKPASGHGLGNLRERASALHATMHLFSKPAAGTIIHLNIPRTPLWMPA
- a CDS encoding BPL-N domain-containing protein, whose amino-acid sequence is MKALLPLLITSILGSLPLLAQETAPPSSRTVPPDINGFKTVIPAPAAVKPLKVAIYDGGGSSKAGVEKVSQAVTALPGSTVTLVTPAEMGTVDLKAFDAVVFCGGSASVQAKNIGETGLNNVREFVRGGGGYVGICAGAYLACTGFDWSLGILNARTVSSKWRRGTGYLDMEVVPAGKNPLGEVNGIFKVRYNNGPVIKPDSRPDIPAYTPLALFRTEVAENGSPAGVMVDSPAAASGSFGQGRVFISSPHPENTPGLEHLIPRAILWAAGQDQTPAPAKPSVVP
- a CDS encoding NlpC/P60 family protein gives rise to the protein MKKYTALLCLLLAPAVFLAAKDPDRESYRSPYSVKFSFDEKDLIGDLMKGTRSNWKDYASVPHAEWYNPNNRTRWGYWGPAATHFNPPSGLASKSPDWSRERIIATGLRYVGYSYQHHHVPDWEPPADWPVSKDQTTPVGKGLDCSNYTAFVYNLALGIKPTGDVRKQSELTEVPGPGPNRTLPVRRIELPKTYEDFEKTLLTGDLLFINNSSGNISHVVLWVGKIGRSPDGVPLILDSTGTGSVDANQTAIPDGIYLRPFTPRTWYFRQASHILRIIPDGVKPASR